Proteins encoded in a region of the Quercus lobata isolate SW786 chromosome 8, ValleyOak3.0 Primary Assembly, whole genome shotgun sequence genome:
- the LOC115956979 gene encoding uncharacterized protein LOC115956979, with translation MAKKSKKRAIKQARDKGDSGSQSQITPSSSESPTNEALASSNSVINGGSEGSTVQKKRGRGKAKGVYPGHNRKCEIHDRRFIEKKIPQEITIKFHQNITGPWTTFSEYPKEQLNMLYELYKEAKFETNDLVLEREVFDEHVKRRYPDWMWHLRKHCVTNKIPQKEWYKHPHDDVTPTIWKEMCNKWNNGKWQEKSDRNKRNRKENQAIIATTGSVPMAKRRKELEEKNGCEPSPIECFRSMHMKKDGVTFASEKAQKLYEKMDARKSEVASQGEIVNDSQIFFEVTGPPTRGRVLGMGVGVKPRDVYGPSSSSQCREINQLKEEMPSMIRFALEKMGFNSMQEPATQINAGEGNQNVDENTEDDSEEEDDSEEEDDSDGSQKENTDSDDD, from the exons ATGGCAAAGAAAAGTAAGAAGCGAGCTATAAAACAAGCAAGAGATAAAGGTGATAGTGGTAGTCAATCACAAATTACACCTTCATCATCTGAGTCACCAACTAATGAAGCACTTGCTTCTTCTAATAGTGTGATTAATGGGGGTAGCGAAG GATCTActgtacaaaagaaaagaggtcGGGGAAAGGCTAAGGGTGTTTATCCAGGTCATAACCGCAAGTGTGAGATACATGACAGAAG attcatagaaaagaaaataccccAAGAGATTACTATTAAGTTCCACCAAAACATTACTGGGCCATGGACAACTTTTTCAGAATACCCTAAAGAACAACTGAATATGCTTTATGAGTTATACAAAGAAGCAAAATTTGAGACAAATGACTTAGTTCTTGAGAGGGAGGTATTTGATGAGCATGTCAAACGACGCTATCCTGATTGGATGTGGCACCTTAGGAAACACTGTGTAACAAATAAAATTCCTCAAAAAGAATGGTACAAGCATCCCCATGATGATGTAACTCCAACTATTTGGAAAGAGATGTGCAACAAATGGAATAATGGCAAGTGGCAG GAAAAGAGTGatagaaacaaaagaaatcGCAAAGAAAATCAAGCTATCATTGCGACTACAGGTTCTGTACCAATGGCTAAGCGTAGAAAAGAATTG GAGGAGAAGAATGGATGTGAACCAAGTCCAATCGAATGTTTTAGGTCGATGCATATGAAAAAGGATGGTGTTACTTTTGCCAGTGAAAAAGcacaaaaattatat gaaaaaatgGATGCAAGGAAATCAGAGGTTGCATCTCAAGGTGAGATTGTTAATGATAGTCAAATATTCTTTGAAGTGACTGGACCTCCTACTCGTGGTCGTGTGCTTGGCATGGGTGTTGGTGTCAAGCCTAGAGATGTGTATGGCCCAAGTTCATCTAGCCAGTGTA GAGAAATCAATCAATTGAAAGAGGAAATGCCTAGTATGATAAGGTTTGCTTTGGAAAAGATGGGCTTTAATTCTATGCAAGAACCTGCTACACag ATCAATGCTGGAGAAGGAAATCAAAATGTGGACGAAAATACAGAAGATGACTCTGAGGAGGAAGATGActctgaagaagaagatgactcCGATGGCTCTCAGAAGGAGAACACTGACTCAGATGATGATTGA